The Arcobacter porcinus sequence GAATATTGGTGCTATATTATTATTTAACATACTCATCCAATATGTGCTTGTTATTCCATAAAACAATCCAAATAATCCTGCTCTAGTACTGTTTCCTGAAGACATATGTTTATTCAGAACAATTCCATTCTTTGAATATTCAAATAAATTTGGAGTTATTTTCTGATTAAATGTATCATATCTCCAAGAATCAATAACTATAAAAACTATATTTGGAGAATCTATATTATCATTTTTATCAAGAGTTCTGATTGGATATTTAACATCATTATTAAAACTTCTTTTTAATTCTTTTATTCTTTCATATTCATTTGCATCAAATAATCCAAGCTTTCTCATAAGAGAATTTGAAGTTATAGGATAGTACAAAGGTAAATATTTTCTAAAAGAAGTTATAGGAGAATATGAATATGCAGATGCATATATATGCATTACACTAGATACTAAAAATGATAATATTAGAATAACTATAAAGTATTTTGATATTTTATACCTTTTTACTAGATTTATTTTTCTTTCTATGTAGATAAGTAATAATATCTCTATAGATAGTATTAAAATAAATGAAATAATAACTTTAAATATTGTATTCTCAGAAAATTCAACTATACCTCCTGATAAAACTAATTCAAGTAATGTATAATTTATATGAAACCTATATATAGAAAAAACAACTGTATCTATATATAAAAGTAATATTAATAAAGCAGAAGAAAAACCTATAACGATATATTTTAATATATTTTTAAAACTTAAAGATATGTATATTATAGGACTAAAAAGCAAAACTAAAATAGAAACATGAGAGAAAGTAGAAGTTATCATAAACAATATATCTGAAATTATAAAAGAATTATCTGGTAAAAAAGCTAAATTTGTACTTATTATTATTATTGACAACATTATGTTTACAATAATAAATATAAGAAAAACTTTATTTTTATTTTTTATATCCATTTTATTATCCAACATTTTAAATTATTATAAAAACCCAACAAACAACATGCAAAGTAATTGTTACCATAACAGCAGTTGAGCCAATATCTTTTGCATTTTTTGCTAAAGGGTGAATCTCTTTTGTACACAGATCAACAACATTTTCTATTGCAGAATTAATAAGTTCAACAATCAAAACCAAAATACCACTTATAAGAAGTATAAGCTTATTTGTTAAACTTGTATCAATATACAAAATACCAGCAATAATAAATATTGCACAAAATAGTTCAAGCTTAAAAGAGCTTTCCGTTTTTATAGCTGTTACTAAGCCATCTATCGCATATTTCCAATTTTTAAAAAAATTATATTTTGGTTTATTGTGCATATATTTCCTTGTTGAATGCTTTAAATCTTTTGTGTTGCCAAAACCAATAATCTGGTTTTTTTAATATTTGCTTAGCAACAATATCATTTTGAATTTGTGTAAGTTCTTTGATTTTATCTTCAGTTTTAAACTCTAATTCTTTAACATCAATTGCTTCTTGAACCTCTATTGTCCAATCTCTAAAACCATTATTTACTGTGAATATTGGAACAATTATTGCATCAAATTTTAGTGCCATTCTTGCTGTTGAATCTGTTGCTAAACATCTTTGTCCTAAAAATTCAATCTCTATCCCAGTTCCAATATGTTGATCAATTACAACGGCTATACTTTTATTCTCTTTAAAAGCCATAAGCATACCTTTTGCAGCTGTTTTTTTATCTAGCATTGTAATTTTATTTTTACTTCTTGCTTCTTCATATTTCTTTTGCATAAGAGGATTATTCATTCTTCTATTTACAACTGCAATCTCTCCAAACATCATAGCAATATATGGTAAAGTAATCTCCCAGCCACCATAATGTGCAGTTATATATATTATTTTTCTATTCTCTTTAAAAGCTTTTTCTATGATATCTTTATTTAATATATTTGCTTTTGAAAATAAAATATCCTTATTTTCTCTTTGATTTTCTATATGTTCATACATATTAAAAGCCAAAGATTTATATGAATTTTTTATAATCTCTTTTTTTCTATCTTCATCTAAACTATCTTTATATACTAAATCAAGGTTTGCTTTTGCTATTTTATAGTGCTTTTTGTTTATTTTTGTGGCTAAAAATGCTAAAAATATTAAAAAATATTTCATTATAAATTTTGGAGTAATTTTAAAAAGTAATAGATAAAAATTATATAAAAAAAGTATTAAATAATCTTCTATTTTTCTATACATAAAAGTTCCTTTGCCATTTTTACTATCTTTTTTTCATCTATATTTTGAATAGAGAAATCATTTTTATCAAGTTTTAGAGGATTTACCTCTTTTTCTGATTTTATAGTTTTGTTTATTTTTGTTGTATATGTATTTCTATATGCTGGAGTATTTCCAAAGATTGTAATACTAGGAGTATTTAAAGCCCAAGCCATATGAGTTGGTCCTGTGTCATTTCCTACTACTAAATCAACTTTTGAAATAAGTGCTTTTAAACTATTTAAATCTATTTTTGGAAGAACTTTTGCATTTGAGTTTTTAGATATAAACTCTGCAATCTCTTTTTCTTTCTCATTTCCCCATGCAATTATGAAATTTTCATCAAAACAAGATACTATTTTAACAAATTTCTCTTTAGAGTACATTTTACTATCCCAACTAGCTCCAACAACAAGTAAAACATTTTTTTTATTATTACTTAAATACTCATATATTATTTCGTCTTCATTTTCAAAAAATAAAAAAGGCTTTTTATTTAATATATCCTCTTTTCTTATAGAAAAATCCAAAGCTTTTGAAAGCAAAAAACAGTTTCTATCTATAACATTTTTCTCATATTCTATACTTATTTTATTTTTATAAAAAATAGAAGCTAATCCTTCTCTTGTAGAGTTTTTACAAAACCCTGCTCTATTTTTAGCAAGAAAAAAACTCACAAGTGCTGATTTTATAAGACCTTGAGCATCAATTACTAAATCATAGTTATTTTTACTATACTCTTTTATAAGTTTTATTTGATTAAAAATCTCTTTTTTATCTTTTTTTATAGCTTTTAAATTCACTTCATAAATATTATTTATATCTGGATTGTATTGTAAAACTTTTGAAAAAGCTTTTTCTACAAACCAATCAATTTGTAGATTTGGATTGTGTTTTTTTATAAATTGCAAAGCACTCATTGCATGAATTATATCTCCCATAGCTGAGAGCTTTACAATAGCGATTCTTTTCATAAAATCTCTATTTCTATTCCATTTGGAAGTTCTAATTTTTCTATATGTGAATTTACCATAAATGAACTATTTTCTAAATCCAATTTTAGCTTTCTTTCAACTAATTCATATTTAACTTTTGGTGAAGAGAAATCTATATTTATACCTAAATTTAATGCTTGCATAAAAGACAACCATTGTAATTTTTCTAAACTTGGTAGAAGCTCTTTATATTTTAAAATATCTATCTCTTTTGGTAAAGACTTTTTAGAAAACTTTAAAATATATGCAACAGTCACTCTTGAAGTGTGTTGAAAATCATAGTTTAATCCATTTAAAATAAAATCAAAAGCATTATCATTTGATTTATAAAAGTTTAGTTTTGTACCTATTGAATGAAGTTTTGAAGCAACAACTAAAAGAGGCATAAAGCTATCATCAAGCTTGTGAAGAGGTTTTAAAACTTCAAAAATAGCTCTTGCGTTTTTTCCCAAATATGTACTTTGTTTTTGATTTAATTCAAATCTATCAAGAAGACTTTTTACACTTATATTAAAATTATTTGGAAATCTATGATTTTGATTTCTTAGAAGATCAGTTAAATAAACACCTTCTCTAACTCCAACTCCTGAAGTAACAACTTGTGAAACATTTAAAGCATCAATTATTGTTTTAAATATAAAAGTACCCTCTTTTATAGTATCAAATCTATCTTTTTTTACTCCAAGTGCTTCTAGTTCTTCATTTGAATTTGTATTTAAAATATCAGAAAAAAGTTTTTTCTCATTCTTTGCATTGTATGTAAAAGCATGTATCATATCAAGCGGATATTCATTTCTTTGCATTATTAATTTTGATAAAAATCTAATACTTCCACCAATTCCTACAACTTTTTGTGGAATTTTAATTCCACTATTTAAAACTTTCTTTAAGCTTTCAAGTATATATTTTTCTGCACCTTTTACATCATTTTTATTAAAA is a genomic window containing:
- a CDS encoding DUF3413 domain-containing protein, giving the protein MDIKNKNKVFLIFIIVNIMLSIIIISTNLAFLPDNSFIISDILFMITSTFSHVSILVLLFSPIIYISLSFKNILKYIVIGFSSALLILLLYIDTVVFSIYRFHINYTLLELVLSGGIVEFSENTIFKVIISFILILSIEILLLIYIERKINLVKRYKISKYFIVILILSFLVSSVMHIYASAYSYSPITSFRKYLPLYYPITSNSLMRKLGLFDANEYERIKELKRSFNNDVKYPIRTLDKNDNIDSPNIVFIVIDSWRYDTFNQKITPNLFEYSKNGIVLNKHMSSGNSTRAGLFGLFYGITSTYWMSMLNNNIAPIFIERLQELDYQIGIFASAKLHKPEFDKTIFRTIPNLRMESNGSKPWEKDISITNEWLEWYKNRDKSKSNFSFLFYDSPHGTSFPDEYPDVIEPYSENIDYLNLSKDTNSEIYFNRYKTSVHYTDSLIKKVINNLEEDNALENTIIIITGDHGEEFNDNNDGYWGHNSNFTSYQVHVPFIIIDNINKSSLLSINKSFLTTHNDIVPTLLKNHLGILNDIKDYSSGVDLYKYDKNRNWILSSSYSKYAIITGEEIFEISDIGQYRIYNNRNNDIKNKEIYKEIYKEALKEISRFNK
- a CDS encoding diacylglycerol kinase, translated to MHNKPKYNFFKNWKYAIDGLVTAIKTESSFKLELFCAIFIIAGILYIDTSLTNKLILLISGILVLIVELINSAIENVVDLCTKEIHPLAKNAKDIGSTAVMVTITLHVVCWVFIII
- a CDS encoding lipid A biosynthesis acyltransferase, whose translation is MYRKIEDYLILFLYNFYLLLFKITPKFIMKYFLIFLAFLATKINKKHYKIAKANLDLVYKDSLDEDRKKEIIKNSYKSLAFNMYEHIENQRENKDILFSKANILNKDIIEKAFKENRKIIYITAHYGGWEITLPYIAMMFGEIAVVNRRMNNPLMQKKYEEARSKNKITMLDKKTAAKGMLMAFKENKSIAVVIDQHIGTGIEIEFLGQRCLATDSTARMALKFDAIIVPIFTVNNGFRDWTIEVQEAIDVKELEFKTEDKIKELTQIQNDIVAKQILKKPDYWFWQHKRFKAFNKEIYAQ
- the waaC gene encoding lipopolysaccharide heptosyltransferase I — its product is MKRIAIVKLSAMGDIIHAMSALQFIKKHNPNLQIDWFVEKAFSKVLQYNPDINNIYEVNLKAIKKDKKEIFNQIKLIKEYSKNNYDLVIDAQGLIKSALVSFFLAKNRAGFCKNSTREGLASIFYKNKISIEYEKNVIDRNCFLLSKALDFSIRKEDILNKKPFLFFENEDEIIYEYLSNNKKNVLLVVGASWDSKMYSKEKFVKIVSCFDENFIIAWGNEKEKEIAEFISKNSNAKVLPKIDLNSLKALISKVDLVVGNDTGPTHMAWALNTPSITIFGNTPAYRNTYTTKINKTIKSEKEVNPLKLDKNDFSIQNIDEKKIVKMAKELLCIEK
- a CDS encoding Ppx/GppA phosphatase family protein, with the translated sequence MSKITTIIDIGSNSMRMVVLEKSSRFAFSLINETKSRVKISEGCYENGGNLQEIPMQRAYEALKSFLNISKALNSRKILCVATSALRDAPNSKVFLSRVKKDLGLNIKVIDGEKEAYYGGVATSNLLHDDEFVTVDIGGGSTEFCFVQNKKIVKTISLDVGTVRLRELYFNKNDVKGAEKYILESLKKVLNSGIKIPQKVVGIGGSIRFLSKLIMQRNEYPLDMIHAFTYNAKNEKKLFSDILNTNSNEELEALGVKKDRFDTIKEGTFIFKTIIDALNVSQVVTSGVGVREGVYLTDLLRNQNHRFPNNFNISVKSLLDRFELNQKQSTYLGKNARAIFEVLKPLHKLDDSFMPLLVVASKLHSIGTKLNFYKSNDNAFDFILNGLNYDFQHTSRVTVAYILKFSKKSLPKEIDILKYKELLPSLEKLQWLSFMQALNLGINIDFSSPKVKYELVERKLKLDLENSSFMVNSHIEKLELPNGIEIEIL